A segment of the Toxotes jaculatrix isolate fToxJac2 chromosome 2, fToxJac2.pri, whole genome shotgun sequence genome:
CTGACAATTCCTAATTTgatggtatatatatatattttttttttaacagtactGTGAATCTTAATCAGAAATGAAagattaaaagtaaaattagtTGCTTATTGGCCTTGaattttttcattgtttcagaaAGGGGGAACAATGATGTAGCTGTGTTGTCCAATCCACAACTGGGAGGAGACAGAACAGGATTTACCGTCATTTAAATCTAACCATTGATGTCTTCGATTTGCACAAGAAAACTTTCAGTTATTGCCCTCGCCTTCAGCTGGCCATATTCACAGTAGGACATTGAGAAAATGGGCTGGCATGTGTTGCAAAATGTGTGACTTTGTCAGCCTGACTGTGCCTCAGCTCTCCACCAGACAGCTGAAAGCTGCTGAATAGAATGCCAAACTACATGCATGTTAATATTCAGCACTAAGCTTTAGTTAAGGCTAAGGTTTTAGTTGAGTAATGATATTTAGGAATGTTTTACTGAGACTAATTTCCATGGAAATGGAACTTGTATCTGTATCACCAATGTATTAACAAACCCAATAATCAAAAAAGTGTTTAATACTGGAATGTCCTAGAGAGCTTGTTCATGTGTTTCTTAGCAGGACTGAGACATGTACCGGTAACCGCAAACACTATGTGGAGTAAGTTTTAGCAACTACAGCCTTCTCTAATCttaattacagtttattttaaaggcCCCATGTGTGGCATTTCAGCATAAGATAGTTAAAAGCTAAACTGTAACTTCAATGATAAAGTATTAAACTGTTTTCTGGCTTGAAAAGAGATTGACTTGTGGCAAACGATAGAGGGCGCTGTGTTCTGCCTTTCATTGGCAGACAAAGGAAGTGGTGAAAAGcaattggtaaaaaaaaaatgacttccaaCCTGTCAGTATTCATCATTGTTTCACCCATGGTTAAATTTGGTCACattaaaatttgtttaaatttttatatTATCCATTTTCACATCCTTCATCTTCTATATTCACTGTCTTACTGGTCAGGCTCAGAAGAGGAAATTGGGGCCTGTTACAGAGTGAACTGGGACAAAGGCAGGGAAAAACCTGATGCTTAAAAACACCAAGAGGAGAGTTTAAAGCTGCtccaatcaatatttttattttgatttaataGCTGCTATACTCAAATTCTTGTTGTCAAAATTATACAATGAATAAGCTGTCTAAATGTAATGTGAAATGAGTCCTAATGATGAACTGAGGGAGAATTATCACCAATTCTGCATTTCCCCTTGCATTCTCTCAGACCGTGTCTTGATTTTATGgctgcagctttactgttttggttcaccaCTGTAAAAACTCCTTGTACACTACCTGCCTAGTTCCCAAGAGCAGACAGTCAAAGTTAGCCACCAGATGAAGAACGTAGTGGAGCATTTTGCAGCCAAAGAGCTTGGTATTTCCCTCAgcagttggtggagaccaaaaaataaaagtagagtCAATACTGGACTTAGATTTGTCAGGTGGcgagaaacatgactccaaattaATGCTAAGGTTTCTCCATGTTCACTGGATGTGGGCATTTTCCGTTGTTTGCTAATTTGCTAGATGTAACAACTTGATAACATGATGACCTGTCAGTGtcatttctcagtttctcagtttctcAGTTCTGTCTTTCACCTTGTTGCACTGGCTCCAAGTGGCCAAAACAATCAGTCAATGCAGGTTTAAGTGAGATCACCAGGTCAGTGTGATACCATCCTCTTTAGCTGGGGCTGTTCTCCTCAGTTATGACTGTGATCTTGATTTTCCTTTCACCTTGGATAtctgtgaggaagaaaaagaaattgtttcAGACAAATCCTTTTGATGAGGGGACAACAGCTTTGGCAGGTGGCATACATACATGGTTTTCAGGTACTTCTGTATCATTAAGTGCTAAGCTGGATATGTCAGATCTTTCAGAAAAATCAGTTTCTCAGTTGTAGTTACAACGGACGATCAGATGTGAACACTACTGGAAACTAATAACTACCATAACTCCAATATGACATAAAGAAGTTAAAGCCAGCAGATAATTAGCttagcagaaacactgaaaaacacatttatgagGGGTTATGGGCAGGACTATTTCTTGGTGATGTGCAATGTCTTCCTGGAGAAATAGTCCAGCACATGACCCCTTGTAAAAATGAatactttttttccctcagctgtttctccctgcttccagtcttcatgaaaagctaagctaatcagctgcTAGCCATAGCTTAATTTTTAACCGAAAAATCTGATAAAGGTATCTGTGGTGTCTTCCCATCTAAATGTCTGCtgagaaagcaaaaacaaaaaaacaaaacaaaaaaaaaccttcccatgtgattttatttgaaGACCACACCCAAGAGGGAAAGATAGAAAGGAACAGGAGAAATAAGACACACAAAGACTAGAAATGTGAAATGATGcccactgtctgtgtctgactctCGGTCGGTTTCTGTCTCCATAGATGCCCTCTTCCTCTTGCAGCCCTGGCTGCCACCTTCTTGGCCTGACACCTCCTCGTCCTGCTCATCCGAGCTGCTTCTTGGCTCAACTGTTGGTAATGACGACTGTGAAATGAGGCAGAGGAAACATAAGGGCTCACAATAGAAATAAACTTTTACATCAAGCGAAAATAAACTACAAACTGCTaatatttttgtgtgaaaatggtGATACTGAACGAGCAATTATGATTGTAAATATGATAACGCTAGCACCTGCTCCACTGTATCTGCTTTACTAGCTTGAATGACCATACCTTGCCATTTGTTGATAAGGCTTCTTGCTTTTGCAGAGCAGAATTCAGAGTCTCCAGCACAACTACTGTTACGGAAACATGACAAGATTAAGTTTTAATCCCCtgtgtacagtaaatatatGGCTGCCAAACACACATAGATATATGTGAATCTGAGCTCTTTACCTGGACGTAATGATATAGTGAGGACAGGCACCTTCTTTTCGTTGCTTTGGTCTGTCTTTCCAttcacctcctctgtctgctcctGATCTTTGACTACCTGCTGGGGTTAGACCATCACACTGTAAAtcctgtttgtctcctgtttACCCTCACCcccatgtctttgtcttttaattttattgcCAGAAGGCGTAAAACTACCTTGTGGTTATGATTGGTGGTTGGCTCTTCCTCCTGTTGTTTGACAGGTGGTGTGGAGCTGGATGAGGGTGGATGGAcaggtgatggtgatgattCTGGTGCGTGTGcagatgtttttgtcttcacttCCTTGTCAGGGCttttctgtgctctctctccacCTTGTAACACTAATGGTGACTCATCTCTTGGCTTTTGGCTGGATTTGGACTTTCCTCGATCCGATAGGTCCAAAGGCCCCTCACACGTCTCTCGAAGTCCTTCTCTAGAGGCCTTCTCTGCCTTAGTTGgctgaatttcttttttctcctgcgACTTAATTTGACTCTCCAAGTGCTCTGGCAGACTCCTCAACCTGAACACCACAGTTGGCTCTGTTACTGGAGACTGAGGAGCACTGTGTTTGGGCCAGGGAGACCCAAAAACCTGCCTTCTAGGGCTGGCATGTTGGCTAGTTGGGATCAAGTTGGTAAAGCGTGGAGGATTTGATTTGGAAGAAGGTTGTATCACCTGGCTGGTGCCTGCAGCAGCCACAGGAACCCACTCAGAGGACTCAGATAAGGGCCAGGGGAGAGTAACAGGGCTGTTATTGATTGGCTGAGGACGGCAGGGGACAGGAGTGTGGAGCATGTGTCTACTGGGATTAACTTCTCCACTGGTTGAGGAAGAAGAATTCTTTCTCAAGCTGTCAAGGATAGCtagaggatggatggaggatcGCTGGTCCAGTCCTTCAATACTCTGAGACCTAAGTTAGGAGAAACGGAGGTCAGACTGGGAGAGGTTAAAATGTCTGTACTGTCCATACAGGTCATAAGACCACAGTGTTGGGCTGTACCTAAACATTGCAGCAGACATCTTCTGTGAGTCTGTTCCAGATGTGGTGGAAAATGAGTGACACATCTGCATGTTGAGTTTATACACCCTAATGACTACAAACAGACCTGTCTGGATGAAGCCTGGATGTTTTGGAACGTAGTGAACCCAAGTGTCTTTAGGTCCTGCTGAGACATAAGTCTTTTTAATTCTGTATAAGTATAAGGTGACAGTAGGCTGATGTTGTAATTGTCTTAAACTTTACATCTAAGTCCATGACAACATCATGATGTATGACCTGGTTTGTGGCTTTCATTAGAACTGATTGAAGCTGAGTCCTCAGTCACTGATCAGTTCTATTCAATTACATACTCTCATTTAGTGACAGCCCACTCTGCTATCTCCTTTGTTTGCCCGTCTCACCTCCTTTCTCCAGCACGGGTTACACTTTGTTCTGTCTTCCAGGATGGGGACGGAAGAGTCAACAGTGAAACAGGCTTGTATGACTCCTGAGAGAatggacagaaatgaaaagaaattacTTTGGATTATCCATAAACTCAAGTAATAGTTTGATATTCTGGGGGAAAAAACCACTTTCTTTCCAAAGGCTGACAGTTAGCTTAGTTCAGcattaagaaaagaaacaagTCAAACAGCTAGCCTCGCTGTGTTTGAAGGAACTTAAATTATATTTGCAATTCTTAATGATTAACAAAGTAAATGGTTTTTAATAGTGGGcagaaccaggctagctgtttccccctttttcccaCTCTTCATGCTAAGTCAACCATCTCCCAGCTACACCTTCATATTTAAtagatatgagagtggtgtaAATCTTCTCAACTCTCAAcgagaaagaaaataagagtatttcccaaaaatgtcaGACTCTGTAAATGTTTATTCATATGAGAGTGAGCTGACTTGGAAACTTACAAAGTGGTTTCTGTTTATCCCTCTCGATTGTCTGTGTTCACTCTCTGTTtgatcagaaacagaaaacattaacttaaaatgaaaaagagagcaTGAAAATCAACAAACAAGCAAGCGAAAGGTTTTCTTCCTCCCAGCTCTTCCTCAACTCTCACCTTCAGTTCTGTGGTCTGTCTCAGTTTTCACTGCAACATCGCCATCTGATGGCTGCTTGCTGGCCCTGCTGGTTGCAACAGTGATGAGGGCCATAGGTCCAGGGGACGGTGAAAGGTCAGGGGAGCTGTTTGGTTTGACCTCTGTGACGGTGCTGCTGTTTGAAGAGtggtcactgtgacctctgacacacacacacacacacacacacacacacacacacacacacgcacacacacacacaaataaatggtGGTCTTACATTTGCTACAGTGACTATTACtatgaaaaatacagtgaacactaacaaaaataattattgaAATGTGAAAACTTTTTATAGCCTCctctaaaaagaaaatcaaagttaaCACATCCTAAAACTTTATCAAACACCATATACTCACTCCAGCGCTGCTCTTAAATTCCTGATTTCATCTCTAAGTCTCTTGTTCTCCTTTTTCAGGCTGTTCATCTCTCCCACTACAACAGAGACTACAAGTCAGGATCAGAGCACTTAACAAGTTGTCtacaataaatattacataAGAAATAAGTGGCAGATGAGGGATGGATAAATGGTTGGATCACTGATCAGAAAGATATGAACAGAATACCCAGGCGAGAGATGTGCTGGAGGGTCTGTATGTGTGAGGCTTCAAATTCCTGCTGTCTTCTGTTGGCTACCTCCTGAGTTACTGTACATCTGTCACACAGTCCCGCTCTCAGCCTATACaggcagcagaaaaacacacaagagtCACAAACACAACTAATAACTGGAGTGATTTGAAAACACAGTGTAATACTCATAATCTTGCTGTTCAGGCACTAAATGCATCAGCCTGTAAACACCCAACACCCATTTAACAATCTATTAAAGCAAAATAGTATTTTGAAAGAAGGAATAAGACAAGTTTCCtcttacaaacaaaaaagaattgTTTAAGTGATAAAATGCACTGTTGCTCACTTCAATACGCTCAGaggttttgctgctacagccttGAGTGGTCTGGTGTGACTAGTAGCTCACAGAGGTAAAAATATAGCAGTATGACCTATATCATTCAATCAGTTCGTAGGTTTTAGCCCTCAGCATCATCcgtcagtttcagtttcattgaCAGTGGCTGCTGAACATTGTAAACTTGAGTTTGGATGCCCATGTTATCT
Coding sequences within it:
- the rbbp8l gene encoding RBBP8 N-terminal-like protein isoform X3 — protein: MECFNDLLLKLREVHEREMEGWQVKVQELSNKKGCDTKRMEELFTRNQQMKEQQRLLTENIKTLENRLRAGLCDRCTVTQEVANRRQQEFEASHIQTLQHISRLVGEMNSLKKENKRLRDEIRNLRAALEGHSDHSSNSSTVTEVKPNSSPDLSPSPGPMALITVATSRASKQPSDGDVAVKTETDHRTEESEHRQSRGINRNHFESYKPVSLLTLPSPSWKTEQSVTRAGERRSQSIEGLDQRSSIHPLAILDSLRKNSSSSTSGEVNPSRHMLHTPVPCRPQPINNSPVTLPWPLSESSEWVPVAAAGTSQVIQPSSKSNPPRFTNLIPTSQHASPRRQVFGSPWPKHSAPQSPVTEPTVVFRLRSLPEHLESQIKSQEKKEIQPTKAEKASREGLRETCEGPLDLSDRGKSKSSQKPRDESPLVLQGGERAQKSPDKEVKTKTSAHAPESSPSPVHPPSSSSTPPVKQQEEEPTTNHNHKQVVKDQEQTEEVNGKTDQSNEKKVPVLTISLRPVVLETLNSALQKQEALSTNGKSSLPTVEPRSSSDEQDEEVSGQEGGSQGCKRKRASMETETDRESDTDNIQGERKIKITVITEENSPS
- the rbbp8l gene encoding RBBP8 N-terminal-like protein isoform X2, with the protein product MECFNDLLLKLREVHEREMEGWQVKVQELSNKKGCDTKRMEELFTRNQQMKEQQRLLTENIKTLENRLRAGLCDRCTVTQEVANRRQQEFEASHIQTLQHISRLVGEMNSLKKENKRLRDEIRNLRAALEGHSDHSSNSSTVTEVKPNSSPDLSPSPGPMALITVATSRASKQPSDGDVAVKTETDHRTEESEHRQSRGINRNHFESYKPVSLLTLPSPSWKTEQSVTRAGERRSQSIEGLDQRSSIHPLAILDSLRKNSSSSTSGEVNPSRHMLHTPVPCRPQPINNSPVTLPWPLSESSEWVPVAAAGTSQVIQPSSKSNPPRFTNLIPTSQHASPRRQVFGSPWPKHSAPQSPVTEPTVVFRLRSLPEHLESQIKSQEKKEIQPTKAEKASREGLRETCEGPLDLSDRGKSKSSQKPRDESPLVLQGGERAQKSPDKEVKTKTSAHAPESSPSPVHPPSSSSTPPVKQQEEEPTTNHNHKVVKDQEQTEEVNGKTDQSNEKKVPVLTISLRPVVVLETLNSALQKQEALSTNGKSSLPTVEPRSSSDEQDEEVSGQEGGSQGCKRKRASMETETDRESDTDNIQGERKIKITVITEENSPS
- the rbbp8l gene encoding muscle M-line assembly protein unc-89 isoform X1 encodes the protein MECFNDLLLKLREVHEREMEGWQVKVQELSNKKGCDTKRMEELFTRNQQMKEQQRLLTENIKTLENRLRAGLCDRCTVTQEVANRRQQEFEASHIQTLQHISRLVGEMNSLKKENKRLRDEIRNLRAALEGHSDHSSNSSTVTEVKPNSSPDLSPSPGPMALITVATSRASKQPSDGDVAVKTETDHRTEESEHRQSRGINRNHFESYKPVSLLTLPSPSWKTEQSVTRAGERRSQSIEGLDQRSSIHPLAILDSLRKNSSSSTSGEVNPSRHMLHTPVPCRPQPINNSPVTLPWPLSESSEWVPVAAAGTSQVIQPSSKSNPPRFTNLIPTSQHASPRRQVFGSPWPKHSAPQSPVTEPTVVFRLRSLPEHLESQIKSQEKKEIQPTKAEKASREGLRETCEGPLDLSDRGKSKSSQKPRDESPLVLQGGERAQKSPDKEVKTKTSAHAPESSPSPVHPPSSSSTPPVKQQEEEPTTNHNHKQVVKDQEQTEEVNGKTDQSNEKKVPVLTISLRPVVVLETLNSALQKQEALSTNGKSSLPTVEPRSSSDEQDEEVSGQEGGSQGCKRKRASMETETDRESDTDNIQGERKIKITVITEENSPS